One genomic window of Metopolophium dirhodum isolate CAU chromosome 4, ASM1992520v1, whole genome shotgun sequence includes the following:
- the LOC132943455 gene encoding interferon-inducible double-stranded RNA-dependent protein kinase activator A — MTETMGFDLQDKSAHISSLNKTPASIVQEYAAKNRLVPQYDLIHNGVSHSKVSFKYSLTLDDYVAVGDGSSKKEAKHVAALNLLKIMIEDKPELLNTDFKQWDFDNHVVSPFDNNIKVNAVGQLNDICTNNKLGLPEFNLVREEGQAHAKLFTISCHVAKMIETATHKTKKQAKHLAAVQMVNKLMSIDKSLVMEGDHIVSDSMKVLEQVEIIKSEQIKKSMPMDVNFDNYHLLFKETAEWSNSVTLQKIINQYNKNGTLDLPEAFKVLCNVVTECDLCLTSNILESENIERRSNVFYILSVNNVYPVVHGLGEGVDTVYAQQMAAKELLIGICILLQ; from the coding sequence atgacTGAAACAATGGGATTTGATCTGCAAGATAAGTCTGCACATATAagttcattaaacaaaactCCAGCCTCCATCGTACAAGAATATGCAGCCAAAAATCGCCTTGTTCCTCAGTATGATCTCATACATAATGGTGTTTCACATAGTAAGGTCAGCTTTAAGTATAGTCTGACTCTCGATGATTATGTAGCTGTTGGCGATGGATCTTCCAAAAAAGAAGCCAAGCATGTGGCAGCGTTAAATCTTCTTAAAATTATGATTGAAGATAAACCGGAGTTGTTAAATACTGATTTTAAACAGTGGGATTTTGATAACCATGTTGTCTCTCCATTTGATAACAACATAAAAGTAAATGCTGTTGGGCAATTGAATGACatttgtacaaataataaactgGGATTGCctgaatttaatttagttagAGAAGAAGGACAAGCCCATGCTAAACTATTTACTATCAGTTGCCATGTAGCTAAAATGATCGAAACAGCAACACACAAAACCAAAAAACAGGCCAAGCATTTGGCTGCTGTTCAGATGGTGAACAAATTAATGTCTATTGATAAGTCACTGGTAATGGAAGGGGATCACATTGTATCCGATTCAATGAAAGTCTTGGAACaagttgaaattattaaatcagagcaaataaaaaaatctatgccCATGGATgtaaattttgataattatcaTTTGCTTTTTAAAGAAACAGCTGAATGGTCAAACTCAGTTACACTTCAAAAGATAATCAATCAGTATAACAAAAATGGTACATTGGATTTACCGGaagcttttaaagttttatGCAATGTTGTAACTGAATGTGATTTGTGCTTAAcatcaaatattttagaatcagaaaatattgaaagaagatctaatgttttttatattctttctGTAAATAATGTATACCCTGTTGTTCATGGTTTGGGTGAGGGTGTGGACACTGTATATGCTCAACAAATGGCTGCAAAAGAGTTACTCATTGgtatctgtatattattacaataa